A window of the Apodemus sylvaticus chromosome 15, mApoSyl1.1, whole genome shotgun sequence genome harbors these coding sequences:
- the LOC127665731 gene encoding LOW QUALITY PROTEIN: 60S ribosomal protein L28-like (The sequence of the model RefSeq protein was modified relative to this genomic sequence to represent the inferred CDS: inserted 1 base in 1 codon; substituted 1 base at 1 genomic stop codon) yields MSTHLQWMVVWNCSSFLIKRNKQTDSTEPNNLKAXNSFCYNGXIHHKTIGAEPAADAKGAVVVMKRRSGQRKPATSSMRTTSNKNAPATLSSRHVIQKDKYCPDLRMAAIRRAGGILRGQKPVVVKRKWICLTKSS; encoded by the exons ATGTCCACCCATCTTCAGTGGATGGTTGTTTGGAACTGCTCCAGTTTCTTGATCAAGAGGAATAAGCAGACAGACAGCACAGAGCCCAATAATCTGAAGGCTTGAAACTCCTTCTGCTACAACG TAATTCACCACAAGACCATCGGAGCGGAGCCCGCGGCTGATGCCAAAGGGGCCGTGGTGGTTATGAAACGCAGATCCGGTCAGCGAAAACCTGCCACTTCCTCCATGAGGACCACCAGCAACAAGAATGCTCCGGCAACCCTCAGCAGCAGGCACGTGATCCAGAAGGACAAATACTGCCCTGATCTGCGTATGGCGGCCATCCGCAGGGCCGGTGGCATCCTTCGAGGCCAGAAGCCTGTGGTGGTGAAGAGGAAATGGATCTGCCTCACCAAGAGCTCCTGA